The region CccagggggagaaaaagaaaaaccaccagAGGTCCTTCCAGAGAACTACGTGGTGGCAGCATGAGAACTGGCATCAACTCACAGTCTtctcattttccccattttctataattttcctcttcttctcatctgtttttttcttgaagaTGTTATTTCGGTAAAACTGAAGTTCTTTGATGCTTTCACTAATGTCATCAAGTGCCCTACAAGCAAACATACCACGCTGAGTTGAAATGTCCAAAACCCAGAGGAGATGATCACCATTTTGCAAAGCGTAACTTTTTATAAATAACTTAAGAACAACAAGGACTACTGTAAATGCAACTATCTGACGTCATCAAGAAGTGGAATATTTCAGCATAGCAAATTTAagtgctttgttttttaaaaaatgtttgaataaaaaaaaaaaaaaagatttctaaacTATAACAGATTAAAGTTTACCAAACTGTTCCATAAGATAGTGAGGTGttccacaggggaaaaaaaaaggaattccggggtcaaataaatttaggaaaacctagattaaacatttcttcttttgAAGTTTTTTGCCAAGCATTTAATGTACTGATGTGTTGTGAATTCCCCAGAGGAGGTTGTACTATATACACAGTATTTCTAAAACTTAATCGACCACCTGTGTGGAATGCATATTAACAGCTCATAGCATgtagtttgggaaacactgcacAATACTTAATGACGTCCTGCACAAAATACAATCACGTACTCGAACGTAACTCGTGACTCCATCATCATAATGAACATCAATTATCAGACAGTACCTAACCACAAAAGAGGATCTACCTCCCCTCTCGTGGTGATTTGTGCTATAATCAGTGGCAGCCTGCCTCCATCTAACAGCCTTTCTTCTCCTCCAACATGCTGTTTCTCATCTGTCATAGTCTGAGAAATCAGGTAACCAAGATTACTAGAACAGTGTGCAAGTAAATCAATCTGCTCTGATTGTCAAGGGCCTCTTCTAGAGAACAAACTGCACAAACTTTAGTGCAAGAGCTTTCAGACAGTTATTTCTGTGGTTAAGGCAACAATTTTGCTTTCTTCCCAGGTCTCGGATAACCAGTGGAGAGCTGAAGCTGTCAAAAATACAGCCTCTGGCTAAATCAAGGTACACCACAGCTTAGCCGCAATACTGAAACCCAAAACAAGATCTGAAAACCCAAAGTTCTTCTACAGCCCACTATGTGGCAAAACCTGACCAATCTTGATGCGAGGCTATTTATAGTCATTAGTTATGCCATTTGGTGTGAATATCTGTACATTTCACTGTAGAAACAGCAATGTGCTTGATTATGAGGTGCTTCCTCAGGCCTTGTTAGGGGTATTACTACCTTTCTAAGACCTGAAAACTCCTGAAATCCAAAACACATCAAGCCCCAACTGTTTCACATGAGGTATCCCAGACCTGTGTTATTGTGCTGTAGTCCATGAAAGCCCAATAAAAAAACATTAATGCCAGGCTCTTTAGAGCAGGGACTTGGTCTTCCTGTTTGGCTAGAAGTGTACACGGTACacagtacacagtaggtgctcggtACATGGATGAAACAAATGCCAGCTGCTACATCTCCCACCAAGTTTTATGTCCTTCCTCAGAGACTACAACACCAAAAAGTAAAAGAGGACTCTAGATACACAAGTTCTTTAAATTCCTTGTGTACTTCAGCCTAAGGTtgaagacataaaaagaaacaatctgAAAAACTACAAAGTGTCTAAGTTAGGCTAACTGTGTTGCACAACTGTACACAAAGTGTTCCAATTTTAAATGACTACAAATCCATATGCTTGATGGGAAGAAAATTATACTGCTcattactagaaaaaaaattagaccGCTTCACATACCTACAAACTAAGTTATCTGCAAGTTTCAAAACAGCAATAAAGACATTAAGACCATACATATCTCACAATGGATGTTAGAACACTGATCAGAATTCCTGATAATCTTAGCAAAAGAAGGTTATTTTTATGCAGTTGTCCTTTACTTTTCCCCCAAGGGAATAGAGACATTATTTCAAGCAGTCAGGAATTCGGGAGTTATGTGCGTGTCAGACGGCCAAGCACTTGGAAGGACCCAAACTTACCTGTGAGAAGCAGCCTTCTTTGGTGCAAATTCATATTCTTCTGGATACCAGCGTCTACATACAGCAAAAATGGAACTCTCAAAGGAAACCGTCTCAAATACACTGAATAATTACGTCCTTCAAGTAGTTTAATAACTTTGTAAAAGGCATTTGGGTTGTGACTATCGAGCTGCCTCCCTGTCTGGGACTCCACCTTCGTCCCTTTCCTCTCTTCATACTATAGATTCTCTTTGGGCAAGATCAACAATGTATAAGATTGCTAAATCTGCGCACTCCAGTCCAGCCCTCTCCTGCGCTTCTGTCATGGATATCCAACTGCCCAATGGACATCTCCACCTAAAATCCACCAGACACTTCCAactccacacacacatatggtcatacTCATCATCCTCAACATCTCTCTTCCCCCATCGGCCAAATCTACTCTTCCTCTTATTTTCCCCTTTATCTTTGATCAGTTCCATCATCCACCTAACCACCCAAACTAGAACGCGGGGAATCACTTTATACGTCCTCCTTTTCCTCACGCCCCCATTCAAGCACTCAGTGCCATGCTACGGACCTTCTCAAATGCTCTACCTCCTGCTCTCTACCGCCCACTGCCATTTCCCtagctcctccttctctctccaagATGGTGAGAGAGTCTTTCTCATCTCCCTACCTCTTTTCTTACCACCTTCTAATCAGAATGATCTAATCGCATCACCTTTATCTTCCTGCTCCCGCCTATCTTCATACCTCTGCCCATTCTCGGGAAAGCTCACTCCTCACCTTAAATACCTGGAACACGGCCACTCTTCCTTAAATCTCAACTTGAAAGCTATTTTCTCCGTGAAGTTTTTGCTACCTCCCCATTCCCCTCACTCCAGCTGCCGGGTGCGCCTTCTCTCGTGCCCGCAATATTCTACCCGCACGTTCCCCTAACAGACGTCatcacacagtacacttctcagGTGTGTTTTTTACACATCTGTCAATGCACTAGACTCTAAGCCCTTAAGGGCTCCTCATCTGTATGTTCCCAGCACGTAGGCCAACACGTGGCACAGAaaatgggtgctcaataaattttccaGATTAATGAAATTTATACGGAAGATTTTTGATGTTCTTTCTCCCAATTCTCACCAGTTCAAGCGAGAATGGGACGAGGAAGTTATACACCCACTTGGCCCCCTCAGTTCTACACCTTTATTCAATTACTCTGTACAAATTCTCAAGGAAAACATGCTAAATGAGGCAGTTGAATGGATCCTAAATATAGCCCTTACCTGCACAGCTCTTTAACAGTGCTCACATCAATTATTCTATAATGAAGATGTTTCATGAACTGGGGCATGTATTTGTCAAGAAACTTCTTATCTGCATGAACTGAATTTCCTAGAAAGACACGAAGCATACCGCATCTGTGTATTTCTAGTAGTATACAAAAGGATATACAAATTCATAAACTGCATTTAATTggaggtgatttttttaaagatttcaaacAATTCCTCAAAGCATCTCAAAACTTCGAAATTAGGTTTGAGTGGATCTGATTAGATTACAAGTGCAGATTTCGGAGTATTTAGACAGTTTAGCTCATAATAAATTTGTAAATGGCCTCTTTATGGACAAAAGGATGAATCTATCATTCCACATACTAAAAATAACGCTCAAATCTGTATCTTCTTTAGTAATACCACATGCACAAATTTTCTCCCAGTATCACAAAATCTACAACACTAACACCAAAAGTTTAACTGTAGATAAACTCATAAGTAGATAAgcatttatttacatttcaatTTTAATCAATCATATCCACATTCATGTTTCCACAcagtaatttatattaaaaacagtaaattttaaataagagCTTTAAAACAGACACCAGCTACATTGGCTAGGGGGAATATTGATACAATACATGCTATATAGTACTTAAAATCAAAACTTTTTTATGACTATTTAAGGGAAGTGTTAGTTACTATACCAgcttacatatacaaatacaaacACACCACCACAGGACATTAGCCACCCTTTGACAATGGCAGTCCTTTCAAAATCCTAGCAGAACTGGcctagtttctttaaaaagtcaatgtcacaaggggaaaaaaaaagataggtgCACATTTTAGATTAAGAGACTAAAGCGACAGAATAACCAAATGAAATGCGTGAGTCTTGACTGAATCCTGGTTGAAAAACAAATAGACATTTCGGACGTGGACTAGAGATCAGATGATGTAACTGAATTGTTTTTAATCGTCTTAAATGTGACAATGATATTGTGGTTACTTAAGAAAATGTCCTTATGCTTAGGAAATGCTGGGTGAACTATTTAGGGATGAAGTGTCATGATGCCTGCAATTTACTTTCAAATGTCCAAAAAAATAGACAGATAAATATGGCACAAGGTGAACAACTACTAGATCccacttttctgtatatttgaaatttttccataataaaaataggtggaaaatttttattgagttaaTCTGGGTATCCCAGATCTCATGTCAGGTTTCGGGGCATTTTTCCCCGATATTCATGTATAAATTTATACAAGgaaatttgagcaacaaaagtAAGATGGATAATCCAAATCAGGGTTAAGTGGAAGGCACGATGATCCTGGCTGATCGTTCTGGAACCGCAGTCTCTTGAACCGCTACGATGGAAGACTATCTACAAGGCAGACATAGGACTGGATTTTACCTGCAAGTGGACAGAGCCCCGGAGGAGTCAGCTGTCGTACAAAGGACAGAAATTCATACTCTGCCTGCTGCAGTGTCATTGTACTCTCCTTCACTGCTTTGGTTAGACCAGACTGCAAGAGAGAATCCCCAGCCCCACCAAGACACATGAAGTCAGTGTTCAAAGGCATCCAGATATGAAACTTCACTTCTAAAATGGGCAAATATAACCACAGATGGACCATTTACAGAGCTCAAGTTCACACTGAAACTGCCATCTTGGCAccgatttttttcttaaagaatccAAGTCAGATAAGCTAGGTTCCTGATTGTTAATAGCATTTCCACAGTCAGAAAAGATGGCGCTCAAAGTCCAAGGATATAACCTCTGGGAAGAACCAACTTAACAGGAGAGCGGCATTCTCCCTTCTCTGAAAGTTGATCGTCTAACCTTATCCAAAAGACTGACTTGAGCAATACTTGATAATCCGCAATGTGCTCGCGACAGACTGAAtgcaggagaggaaaaaagaggacATTCAGGAGAAGATGGTCTCGAGAGGTCCCAAAGATGAAAAGTGAACAAGCAAGCAGTTTCCCAGGCTCGCCAAGCAATCTTCCTCTACCCCTTTTATGGTAATGTTACCTTCCCATGATGCTCCTTACACCAATCTGACATGCTGTCCAGTAACTCATCTGGCTGTTTTATAATCAGGTTAGGACCCTGTGGATAGGAAAAGCTGTTATTCATCCAGAATCAATGGGGATAAGCTTGGTTTCTGAGTTTAACTGCTTTAggaattacatatatatactagagaagggaagaaagatgaGGGACTTTGTTAACTCTAAAAGTGGTCCTCATTCATTCCAGCACTATTTATGACGACAAAAAATAATGAACGAACACACACATGACACAACCGAAAACTGAAATGCCTATCAACAGAGGACACAGGTATCCACCAAaggtcagcaaactatagccccagcttgtggcttttttttcttttaattgccaGCAAGCTACGAATGACTTTTACATTTGTAAATggttgtaaaacaaacaaatatgggACAGAGAGGTACGTGGCACTCTAAGCCTAAAATACTTAATATTTGGTGTTTTTTAGAAAAGGCTTGCCAGCCCCTGACTATGAAAAGTGTCTATACTgccaagtgaaaaaagcaaattgcagaaCAGTGTATGCATGCTTATGAGTTCACTtatacttgatttaaaaaaacacacatttgTATATGCATGGAAAATactaagaaaatacataaaagttGGGGAGTGGGATGAGACAGGAGAAGAACAGCACAAAAAAACAACTTACTATACATAATATTTTGCATAAAGCTATACTGTTTACTTTTAACagtattttcacattaaaaacttCAAAAAGTAATTGGTGACATGTgaaagattggaaaaaaaaaaaaaaagtgatgctgGAATTCTCAGCTCCACTTAATAGAACATTCAACTGTGAGTCAGATAGAATCCCAGCAGTAGCAGAAGCTCAACTTGTGGCAGTAAAGCAAGTCACCTTCGGCTTAGTTTTACCTTCTGTACCATGGAGATAACAGcacccccccaaccccttccctCACAGGGATGTTAACAGGATAAAAGAAATTATAGATATGAAAGTTCTTTGAACTCTCTGGGAAAGAAAGATTCTCTAAATCCAAGGTATGATTACTACTAAAGCGGTAAAAGTACTTTGCAATTAGTGAGAGGAATGGCAAGAATTTGACTAAAATATGCCTGACAGCTACAACTAACAAGGAGTTTTAGCCAAACAAGAAAACTGGTGACGGCAATCTCCATGAAGAAGCaaaaaatttgctctgataacctttttttttttttttttaaactgaagtatagttgatttccaatgttgtgttaatttctgctatacagcagagtgattcagttttacatacatatacattcttttttatattctttcccattctgGTTGacctcaggatattgaatatagttccctgtgcaatacagtaggaccttgctgttttgataacatattttttaagaaaccaaAAACCTCATATTGCAAAACACAATTCTAacaaaccatgatggaaaaaGCCAACGACTATCAACTTAAGGCTATTTAACTTACTCTAGATCCCAGTGTGGCACACTAGGCTACTTACGGAAAAATTTCCAGGTGGGATGTCTGTTCTTCTAGCGTAAAACATTTTCCTCAGACTCATATACAAGAATAAAACATACATTCCACAGAACTGACACTTCAGTGTTAACAGCccctaaacaatttttttttttttacatccttatcctcacaggaataaagatgcagacgtagagaatggacttgaggacatggggaaggggaagctgggacgaagtgagagaggggcatggacatatatacactaccaaatgtaaaatagatagctagtgggaagcagccgcatagcacagggagatcagctgggtgctttgtgaccacctagaggggtgggatagggggggtgggatagggagggtgggagggagatgcaagaggaaggagatatggggatatatgtatatgtatagctgattcactttgttataaagcagaaactaacacaccattgtaaagcaattatactccaatcaagatgttaaaaaaaaaatccttatccTCATCAGACTGGGTCTATTTACAAATGCCACCCTCATGTGCAGCTGTGTGACTACAGACCCAAATTTCCTCCAGGGTACATATCAACTAACTGGTCCATTAAACTGTCAGTATTTCACATTATATCAACCGTCTAAGGGAAAAACTCTTCTTCAGACAAGGGTAAGTAGGGCTGGTAAATAAACACACTTCTCTTCACTATTCATATCTAGGAAATTCCAAGTGACAGGAAAAAACAACCAAACCTAAAACTCAAGGTTCATATAaaagattttttgtttcttttgttttggaaaaaaaagaggtAGTTGCTACAGTGAGATACAAAGTCTCATGATTCCCCTCCAGCTGATGTTATCAGGAGGTACTCCAAGATATATGCCTGGTACTCCATGAAAGTAGCAATTCATCTAAAATGGTTCCTCCCCTCTCTTACCTACCCAGGAAAATAAGTAGAACTCTTAACTGTAGACTTGTGAAATTTATCCAGTGCCAGTAGCACATCAATCCGACCCTCTGGAAACTTATTTTAACAAAACTGTCTTTCCCCAAAACATCCCTACTGTGTTCCTATTCTAGAGTTTCTCACCACCTCCGAATACTGCTGACAATATGACACAGAGTTATTCAGGGCCCAGGATTTCACCCTCTACCAATCACACGTTCTCATACGCTTATTAAATGCTTTGTGAGTGGCCAAAAGGCAACAggtgtgttttatttgttttgcttaatGTTTCAGTTAAAAGCAGCATGTTAAAACCTTAATCGTGCCCAATATGTCAACAGGAGGATATTTTATGATTCTGTATCAACAGGAATTCTAAAATCTTAATATAGATCTAGACGAATCACATGTCCTAGCTGAAAAGGTAGAAACTGGATATACGGAGTTATAAGCTAAGCTATATATAAGCTAAGATTGTAATATAAAGAAGTCAACTTTGGCATGAGTCACCAATCCTGGTGGGACCACAGTCAAGTGTCTTATTGGTTGGGAGCACTTTACTCAGACTGCTTGGGTTAAACTCCTGGCACTCCCAATAACTAGCCAGGTGGCCTTAGGCAAATTACCCAACAACTGTCTGCCAAAGCGTCTCTCTCTATATAGTGAgtataacagtacctaccttatagttgctgtgaggattaacagTGAATAcacgtaaagcacttagaactgtgcctggcacacagtaagctctTAGCAAATGATAGCATTTATAGTTCCTAATTTTTGGCAGTACTATAGAAAAATCCTAGGCTCTGAGATGGATTACTTTGGTTCTCGTACCAAGCCCACCATGACCTAGAACATTATTTTGGACCTTAATCTACagggacctcagttttcttatcttttaaataaagagaTGGGGGGGGCACCAATCTTTAGATTTCCAAAACACTCTAAACAGTATGGTTGTATTACAAGGCATAACCTACTTCAGCCAAAATGTTGAGATCAGAGTCAGTTATCAGACAGGCCATCTCAATAATCTGGTCCTTCTCAATGTccaatcctgtcatctgcaatAAAAAATACATCACACACACGAAACCGTCTTTCTGGCCTACTGTATCCAAGTTTATTTAACAGGACATCCCTCAAGCATATTCAATTTATATCCCACAGCCAGGATAAAAGAGACAAGAATGCTCCTTGAGCAAGTCCTCAAGGCACTCATTATGAGTTatttactcaataaacatttaccaaGGGCCTGTTACATGCCAGGCATCACAGTCCTACTCTGGGGCCGATGCAAAGTAAGCAAAATTGAGTGCTGACAGCATTCAATTTTGGAAGAGTTAGATAACTAACATTACTACATCTCTGCAGAGTGTACAAAGTTTTTATGTTAATTACACCACTTGATCTTCATCACAATCTAGTGTTATGATCCCCATTTcatatatgagaaaactgaggctcaagggagAGGGGAGTGCTTGGCTGAGTATGGAAAACCGAAAGGGATCAGAACCGGGTTGTAGTCCTAACCCCGACCTTCACTAAAGGCGCGACCTTGAATGAGCTgagtcctctctctgggcctcagttttctcctttagGGAACGTGGGGTAAGGCTGAGTCATCCCCGGAGTCCCGTCTAGCTCTAACAACCTAAGGTCCTGGGAGACTGGGGAACTGGGGTCTAGCACAGCCGCTGTGCGCACCCCTACCCCCGTGACCCTGAGCCCATCAGAGGGTTAGGGAGGTCCACATCTGGGCGGAATCGGGGGCTAGGGCAAGCCATATGGATGACTCCACCCTCTGGAAAAGAAACCCCACAGTCCGGCACAGTCCCCAACACCCGCAGGACTCCTGCACCCCCCCGACCTGCCCCGCGCCGTCCACAGCAGGGAGGCGCTCACCTGCCACACCTGAGACCCAGACACTGCCACTCTCCCCGGACAGGCTCGGCTACTCTGTCCCACGCGCGAAACCTCACTCGTCTCCCCTCACGCCCCACCGCCCTGACTCACCTCCAGGTCTACCCAGACCATCCGCTGAGCCATGCTCTCCCCAGCCGCCATGGCTGCGCCAGCTTCACGGACACCCCACGCCCCGAACGACCCTCGAGTCCCACCCACACCTCGCAACAGCCTGAAACCCAGGGAGCCGCCTAGCATCACCCGGCACAAGCCACCACGGCCCCAGCCTTTCAGCCGGCGCTGGCGCAGGCGCGATGGTCGCTAAACGTCGCAAACCCGCGGGGAGGTGCAGGAGCGAAAACCGCAAGTCCCAGCATCCAGTGCGCCGGCTGGCCCTGAACAGTCCGGCTTAGCTGCCGAATGGGATGATGGGCCTTAGAGTCTTGTCTGGTGTTGCGCCCGATATCCCCGCCCCCGCCACGTGTTTTCGGATGTTGCTGGACGCGCATGATTTTCAGAACTAAGTTTATTCGTTTCCAGGAGTTATTTCCTGAATTTGGATTAGTTGTAAATCGCCTAGTTGAGGAGGAACTCTTGTACTTTAAGTCGAAAAAGACCTGGTTaccggtttgtttgttttttaatgtatcttttttgctttttttcccccttctttttacTTACTTGCAACTCCACTTCACACACTGggtatttttctcatttacatGAAACAGCAGGGCGGT is a window of Eschrichtius robustus isolate mEscRob2 chromosome 11, mEscRob2.pri, whole genome shotgun sequence DNA encoding:
- the REXO2 gene encoding oligoribonuclease, mitochondrial isoform X2 is translated as MLGGSLGFRLLRGVGGTRGSFGAWGVREAGAAMAAGESMAQRMVWVDLEGPNLIIKQPDELLDSMSDWCKEHHGKSGLTKAVKESTMTLQQAEYEFLSFVRQLTPPGLCPLAGNSVHADKKFLDKYMPQFMKHLHYRIIDVSTVKELCRRWYPEEYEFAPKKAASHRALDDISESIKELQFYRNNIFKKKTDEKKRKIIENGENEKTVS
- the REXO2 gene encoding oligoribonuclease, mitochondrial isoform X1; the encoded protein is MLGGSLGFRLLRGVGGTRGSFGAWGVREAGAAMAAGESMAQRMVWVDLEMTGLDIEKDQIIEMACLITDSDLNILAEGPNLIIKQPDELLDSMSDWCKEHHGKSGLTKAVKESTMTLQQAEYEFLSFVRQLTPPGLCPLAGNSVHADKKFLDKYMPQFMKHLHYRIIDVSTVKELCRRWYPEEYEFAPKKAASHRALDDISESIKELQFYRNNIFKKKTDEKKRKIIENGENEKTVS